In Acidobacteriota bacterium, the genomic window GATAGATAACCTAAAACGGCTTACCAGGATTGGGGCGAGAAGTGTAGAATGGGGAAGGGCTACTCTCGAGATCTTGGGGTATAAACTTACCGATCGAGAGGACCTTAGCGCCTATTTCATTGTTAATGATAATGGTGACCTCCTTTCTGAGCTGGAGAAGGTAGATTCGCTTTCCCTCCCTGAGGTTGAAAGCTCTTACAGAATATTAGATGAGCAGGTTGCTACTATTGTTGAAAGCATCAATAAAAAAGCGACTAAAAGGAAATGAAGATCTATAAATACACCATAACATTGCTTGATTCCCTCTTCTATTCTCGGGAGGGTTTAGGAAGTGCTTTCTCGCCTCCTTATCTCCATGCCACAGCGGTTAACTGTGCGGTAAATTATGCTCTTTCACTTAATCCCGAGCTCCAACCGTATGTTATTTCCGAAGCAAATGGTGGCAGAAATACACCTCGATATAAGAATTCGCTCGTTAATGATGCTTTCTACTTTACCCCAGCTCGGCTAAAAGGGGTATTAAGGTATCAACCTCAGACAGTAAAAGGTGATCAGGATGGTTTTTTAATAACCGGCTATGGTAGCAGTGGAGGAAAGGCAGAGGTACTTAAAGCTTATCAGATATTCGAGATACCTCCTGAAGCAGTGTTCGAAGGTTATCTCTTCCTGAGGCAGGATGATCTTGTTCTCCCCCAGCTTATTCGTTTAGGGAGCTTTCGGGGAAAAGCGAGGCTTGAGGTGGCTACAGTTTTTATCAAGGAAGTAGAAGAGGAACTAGTCCTTGTTGAGCATCCTGTAGATCCTCTTGTTTCCGAGGTTGAACGGGGGGTTATGGTGAATCTTTTCCCTTACCCTGTGGTAGAAAGTGCTAGCTGTCCCTTTGCGGTTAGAGTGATAGAGGAGGGGGAGAAATTTCCTAAGTTTGTTACGCCTCCGGATGAATTTAAGAAATATTTCGGAAGAAGGGAGGAAAAAGGACATCCTAAAAGAGGGATGATTGTGTGATGAAGGTAAGATTCGCTCTCCTCAGGTTCGGGGTGGGGAGGGAGGTGAAGGTTTCTGCTGCCAAGCTGAGGGGATACATCGTCTCCCGGTTTCCCGATGAGGTTCTCCTACACCAACATTTAGGGGGGCGGTTTATCTACTCTTATCCCAAGGTCCAATATAAGATCATAGGTGGGGTTCCTTTCATTGTGGGGCTCGAGGAGGGTGCAGAGCTTCTCCCCCGTATTGCTTCCGAGGTGAAGGAGTTGGTTCTCGGTACCGAGGTTTTTCCCCTATTGGGGAAGGAGATTGTTGAAGAGGAGGTTGA contains:
- the cas5d gene encoding type I-D CRISPR-associated protein Cas5/Csc1, with amino-acid sequence MKIYKYTITLLDSLFYSREGLGSAFSPPYLHATAVNCAVNYALSLNPELQPYVISEANGGRNTPRYKNSLVNDAFYFTPARLKGVLRYQPQTVKGDQDGFLITGYGSSGGKAEVLKAYQIFEIPPEAVFEGYLFLRQDDLVLPQLIRLGSFRGKARLEVATVFIKEVEEELVLVEHPVDPLVSEVERGVMVNLFPYPVVESASCPFAVRVIEEGEKFPKFVTPPDEFKKYFGRREEKGHPKRGMIV
- a CDS encoding DNA repair protein produces the protein MKVRFALLRFGVGREVKVSAAKLRGYIVSRFPDEVLLHQHLGGRFIYSYPKVQYKIIGGVPFIVGLEEGAELLPRIASEVKELVLGTEVFPLLGKEIVEEEVELKEANPPLRYRFFTPWLALNEENYEKYLKLSPKERRRELSRILVGNLITMAKGLEYVVLFDVWAKVFVHPVPTSFK